One stretch of Trichocoleus desertorum ATA4-8-CV12 DNA includes these proteins:
- a CDS encoding mechanosensitive ion channel family protein — protein MLDVLSAGTGIELSLLALVGLLLVFGGRWISVSVNSLLDRFASPPVKEFYQKVVEPHQELGWVVAVVGLVELLAVLIPEKRGQAFVEVPVSLGLTITASWFASRLFKQFFEFYVLEAVIKSARKSNSEFLILMQLLVNIGVVIVAIVLFAQTHRINIVGLIASLGIGGLAVAFAAQKTLEQLLGGIVLYLDRPFVVDDYIGLPDGVFGRVESIGLRSTKIRTSGKGTLVIVPNSSLTQVTIENFTGAKKVMALVYLNFYQVIAIADRALVQQIIIDSTDDIFGIDTQNTIVTFKDFTDALGQARSQSQVTFFILGSEEVSMTLRRQLLDIANQTITEKLKTYGITFDIDEPTIYVDAPITI, from the coding sequence ATGTTAGATGTGTTAAGCGCTGGCACAGGCATTGAATTGAGTTTGCTTGCATTGGTAGGGCTGCTGCTAGTATTTGGCGGTCGCTGGATTTCTGTGTCGGTCAACTCACTGCTCGATCGTTTTGCCTCGCCGCCTGTCAAAGAGTTTTACCAAAAGGTCGTGGAGCCACACCAGGAACTTGGTTGGGTGGTCGCCGTTGTGGGATTGGTGGAACTCTTAGCGGTGCTGATTCCTGAAAAACGAGGGCAGGCATTTGTAGAAGTGCCCGTCAGCCTGGGTTTAACGATTACCGCAAGTTGGTTTGCCTCTCGTTTATTCAAACAATTTTTTGAGTTTTATGTTTTAGAAGCGGTTATTAAAAGTGCGCGGAAATCGAATAGTGAATTCCTGATTCTGATGCAATTGCTGGTAAATATTGGCGTTGTGATCGTGGCGATCGTGCTCTTTGCCCAAACCCACCGCATTAACATTGTTGGTTTAATTGCCAGCTTAGGAATTGGCGGTTTAGCCGTTGCTTTCGCCGCTCAAAAAACCTTGGAACAACTATTAGGCGGAATTGTTTTATATCTCGATCGCCCTTTTGTCGTGGATGACTATATTGGTTTACCCGATGGTGTGTTTGGACGGGTAGAATCGATTGGGTTGCGATCGACTAAAATTCGTACTTCTGGCAAAGGAACGCTGGTAATTGTGCCGAATAGCTCCCTGACGCAGGTAACCATTGAGAACTTTACAGGTGCCAAGAAAGTGATGGCCCTGGTGTACTTGAATTTTTATCAAGTCATTGCGATCGCTGACCGAGCTTTAGTGCAACAGATCATTATCGACAGCACCGATGATATTTTTGGCATTGACACTCAAAACACAATTGTCACGTTTAAGGATTTTACCGATGCTTTAGGTCAGGCGCGATCGCAATCGCAAGTTACTTTCTTTATTTTGGGTTCGGAAGAAGTTTCGATGACGCTGCGTCGGCAACTTTTAGATATTGCCAATCAAACCATTACGGAAAAGCTCAAAACCTACGGAATTACATTTGATATTGACGAGCCCACGATTTATGTGGATGCTCCTATTACCATCTAA
- the mnmE gene encoding tRNA uridine-5-carboxymethylaminomethyl(34) synthesis GTPase MnmE: MSRGVTQGKTIAAIATAIVPQQGSVGIVRMSGAEAVAIAKTLFHAPGQQNWQSHQILYGYVRHPETQQVVDEALLLLMLTPRSYTREDVVEFHCHGGIMAVQQVLQLCVEQGAQLAQPGEFTLRAFLNGRLDLTQAESIADLVGARSPQAAQTALAGLQGKLAHPIRQLRTTCLDILAEIEARIDFEEDLPPLNEPEIQAQFHQVLAEVTQILATAEQGELLRTGLKVAIVGRPNVGKSSLLNAWSRCDRAIVTDLPGTTRDVVESQLVVGGIPVQVLDTAGIRDTEDQVEKIGVERSRSAAQAADLVLLTIDAEAGWTEDDQTIYDQVQHRPLILVINKTDLVATPHLESITYPALIRRVVTTAAAQNQGIADLEQAILATVQTENLQAANLDLAINQRQAAALTRAKAALQQVQATMSDRLPLDFWTIDLRGAIQALGEITGEEVTESVLDRIFSRFCIGK; encoded by the coding sequence ATGTCTAGGGGAGTCACACAGGGAAAAACGATCGCCGCGATCGCCACAGCTATTGTGCCGCAACAAGGGAGCGTCGGCATTGTTCGCATGTCTGGAGCTGAGGCAGTCGCGATCGCCAAAACCCTCTTTCATGCCCCTGGTCAGCAAAATTGGCAGAGCCACCAAATCCTCTATGGTTATGTGCGCCACCCTGAAACTCAACAAGTGGTAGACGAAGCCTTACTGCTGCTGATGCTAACTCCCCGTTCCTACACCCGTGAAGATGTGGTCGAGTTTCACTGTCACGGTGGCATCATGGCTGTGCAGCAAGTGTTGCAGCTTTGTGTAGAACAAGGAGCGCAACTGGCTCAACCAGGAGAGTTCACCCTCCGCGCATTCCTAAATGGCCGACTCGACCTAACCCAAGCCGAAAGCATTGCCGATTTAGTTGGAGCGCGATCGCCCCAAGCCGCTCAAACTGCTCTGGCAGGATTGCAAGGTAAACTCGCCCATCCGATTCGGCAACTCCGAACCACTTGTTTAGACATCTTGGCCGAAATTGAAGCCCGAATTGACTTTGAAGAAGACCTGCCGCCCCTAAACGAACCAGAAATTCAGGCGCAATTCCATCAGGTGCTGGCTGAAGTGACTCAGATTCTAGCCACTGCCGAGCAAGGAGAGCTGCTGCGAACTGGCCTCAAGGTCGCGATCGTAGGTCGCCCGAATGTGGGTAAATCCAGCTTGCTTAACGCCTGGAGCCGCTGCGATCGCGCCATTGTCACCGATCTCCCTGGCACCACCCGCGATGTCGTCGAGTCGCAACTGGTGGTGGGAGGTATTCCCGTGCAAGTGCTCGATACGGCAGGAATCCGCGACACCGAAGACCAGGTAGAAAAAATTGGCGTAGAGCGATCGCGATCGGCAGCTCAAGCCGCAGACCTGGTACTGTTGACCATTGATGCTGAAGCAGGCTGGACCGAGGATGACCAAACCATCTATGACCAAGTGCAGCACCGACCGCTGATTTTAGTCATTAACAAAACTGATTTAGTCGCAACCCCACATCTGGAATCAATCACTTATCCTGCACTTATCCGGCGAGTCGTCACCACAGCCGCTGCTCAAAACCAAGGTATTGCTGATCTAGAGCAAGCCATCCTCGCCACCGTCCAAACCGAAAACCTGCAAGCTGCCAACCTAGATTTAGCCATCAACCAACGCCAAGCCGCCGCCCTCACTCGCGCCAAAGCTGCCCTCCAGCAAGTCCAGGCCACCATGAGCGATCGCCTCCCCCTCGACTTCTGGACGATCGATCTGCGCGGAGCCATTCAAGCCTTGGGAGAAATCACAGGCGAAGAAGTCACCGAATCAGTGCTTGATCGCATTTTCAGCCGTTTTTGTATTGGTAAATAA
- a CDS encoding TIGR00297 family protein gives MPAELATFNPWLIALALNSVLAAIAWFIPKKLLTPAGLLHAWFLGVLILGTLGWQGYVVVMFYFLVGSAVTRIGMAQKEAEGIAEKRSGARGPENVWGSALVGALCALGAFLIPLLNPTNNTRLFIPLLLLGYVASFSTKLSDTSASEVGKAYGKRTFLITTLQAVPRGTEGAVSLEGTLAGVVASAAIAFVGWGVGLISLVGVGLCIIAAFIATNLESVIGATLQSKYGWLTNEVVNVLNTLIGAVVAISLAWLISP, from the coding sequence ATGCCTGCTGAACTCGCGACCTTCAATCCTTGGCTGATTGCGCTGGCTCTGAACTCTGTTTTAGCGGCGATCGCCTGGTTCATTCCTAAAAAACTCCTCACCCCAGCAGGTCTGCTCCATGCCTGGTTTTTGGGTGTCTTGATTTTGGGAACATTGGGCTGGCAGGGATATGTAGTCGTGATGTTCTATTTTCTCGTTGGCTCTGCTGTGACTCGGATCGGTATGGCCCAAAAGGAGGCAGAAGGAATCGCTGAGAAGCGTTCTGGGGCAAGAGGTCCAGAGAATGTCTGGGGTTCTGCATTAGTGGGTGCTTTATGTGCTCTGGGAGCGTTTCTCATCCCTCTGTTGAATCCTACTAATAACACTCGTCTCTTTATCCCTCTCCTGCTCCTCGGTTATGTGGCGAGCTTTAGTACCAAACTTTCGGACACATCTGCCAGTGAAGTCGGCAAAGCCTATGGCAAGCGCACTTTTCTCATTACCACGCTGCAAGCCGTCCCACGTGGCACTGAAGGCGCTGTCAGCTTGGAAGGCACTTTAGCAGGCGTTGTCGCTTCTGCGGCGATCGCCTTTGTAGGCTGGGGAGTTGGTTTGATTAGTTTAGTAGGCGTTGGGCTGTGCATCATTGCAGCATTCATTGCAACTAACCTAGAAAGTGTGATTGGGGCAACACTGCAATCTAAATATGGTTGGCTCACTAATGAAGTGGTCAATGTTTTGAATACTTTAATAGGAGCAGTTGTGGCAATTTCACTAGCTTGGTTGATTTCTCCTTAG